The DNA segment ATTAAAAGGATTGTATCCCTTACCCGTGAAAGGGGTGTGAACGTGGCGGGAACTCATATTGTCCTCAACCTTGAGGACGACATAGAAAGACTTTTTGTAGAAATTGCTAAGCATCTTGATGCAGCCGCAAAGGAGGCTGTGGTTTCTGTACTTAAAAAGATGAAATTTACAGAACTTGATGTAGAAAAACTTTTAGAAATCTTAGAAAAGTAGGCAGTAAATACTGCCTAACAACTTAAACCAAAAACAAAAAGGAGGGATATGATGAACATCTGGGATATTTTAAGCGGAAGAGCAAAGGATGCAATTCTTCTTTCTCAAGAAGTTGCAAGACAGCTTGGAGAAAGATATGTAGATACTGAGCATCTCTTACTTGCTATGGTAGAACTTCCTGGCTCTCCAGTACTTGATATTTTCACACTCAGTGGACATGACCCTATAAGAGCTAAGAAGTTTATTAGGGAACAAGTTGACAGGGTAGGAAGGTTAGGAATTCCTGCAAGCTACACAGGATACAGTGAGATTTACATTACTCCTACCCTGAAGAAAGTATTCGACGCAGCTATCGATATTGCCCGCCAGATGAAAGCAGGAAGTGTGGACATTGAACATCTATTCCTTGCATTCTATGAAGTTCCGGAAGGAATGGCATACAGAATTTTACTAAAACTTGGTCTTGAGAGAGAAGAAG comes from the Desulfurobacteriaceae bacterium genome and includes:
- a CDS encoding MerR family transcriptional regulator, translated to MIDKDTPVYMISIVAKIAGVHPQTLRFYENEGLIKPSRTAGKTRLYSERDLVRIKRIVSLTRERGVNVAGTHIVLNLEDDIERLFVEIAKHLDAAAKEAVVSVLKKMKFTELDVEKLLEILEK